A single region of the Chiroxiphia lanceolata isolate bChiLan1 chromosome 22, bChiLan1.pri, whole genome shotgun sequence genome encodes:
- the ATP13A2 gene encoding cation-transporting ATPase 13A2 isoform X3, giving the protein MGAGDASRLLGSRRRSYGTLQPDPSHMAGPGEPLLQEVSGYQSRPWRVLLCHVGSVLTAGLLLLLFHWKPSLEVQAKCRPCALGQADWVIIRDHFGQCFTSRVLLEPLGEGSLEQPPGARPEERRSSVAVGVSDEEESRDTLRLHENEENVLRYYLFQGMRYVWLERRQMFCRVSVLDEGWTCADLHLSQPGLDQQDHSTRRKIYGPNLIEVPVKSYARLLVEEVLNPFYIFQVFSIVLWVCDAYYYYAACIFLISTVSLSLSLYETRKQSTTLQAVARMSVGVRVRRRGREETMVSSVELVPGDCISIPGDGLLVPCDAALLTGECMVNESMLTGESVPVMKTPLPAGAQADGAVYSPEEHRRHTLFCGTHVIQAKAYVGGEVLAVVTRTGFCTAKGDLIGSILYPKPVSFKFYKDAVKFVLFLAVLAFVGTLYSILILVRNQVPMGQIIIRALDLVTVIVPPALPAAMTVGTIYAQNRLKKQGIFCISPPRINLCGKIRLVCFDKTGTLTEEGLDVWGVVPLENNRFLPIVHEPRRLLAGPLLHALASCHSLSLLRAQLVGDPVDLKMLESTGWRLEMMEEEEGELPVFQQFGMKVLAVVKPPPEEEQPWDRKHQLPLGILRRFPFSSSFQRMSVLVKLPGEAVAHVYVKGAPEMVASLCRKETVPLDFSQMLRHYTTDGFRVLGLAGKALGTVATFEEALQLPRDSVESSLSFLGFLVMRNVLKPESAPVIQLLRNANIRPVMVTGDNMLTALNVARGCRMVEPRERLIFVSASPPGHGKPAALRFLPAEDSQGEEQPQGLEQRDGSSPPPQPCHLALNGKSFQVVCEHFADLLPRILLRATVFARMLPEQKTQLVCSLQELNYCVGMCGDGANDCGALRAADVGISLSEAEASVASPFTSRVANIECVPRVIREGRCSLVTSFGVFKYMALYSLVQFVSVLLLYTLNTNLSDFQFLFFDLVITTTVAVLMGRTGPARALGLARPPGTLISALVLGSLLLQTALLIAVQVLSYFITVSQSWFVPLNSTVTAPQNLPNYENTVLFCVSGFQYLILAVAMSKGYPFREPLYTNVLFLLILVLLFGLMIWLTLYPLGFPKTLLKLHGIEDLNFKLLLLGIAALNFFAAFVLETALDHGLLRCCRRIRQKKASKKLFKRLEKELSQQQPGWPPLNEPLFATPRMAMALR; this is encoded by the exons ATGGGAGCGGGAG ACGCCAGCAGGCTGCTGGGGAGCCGACGGCGGAGCTATGGGACGCTGCAGCCAGATCCATCCCACATG GCAGGCCCAGGTGAGCCTCTCTTGCAGGAGGTGTCAGGGTACCAGAGCCGCCCGTGGCGGGTGCTCCTGTGCCACGTGGGCTCCGTCCTCACCgcggggctgctcctgctgctgttccactGGAAGCCCAGCCTGGAAGTGCAGGCCAAGTGCAGACCCTGTGCCCTGGGCCAGGCCGACTGGGTCATCATCAGG GACCACTTCGGGCAGTGCTTCACCtccagggtgctgctggagccactGGGCGAGGGCAG cctggagcagcccccTGGGGCGCGGCCGGAGGAGCGGCGGAGCAGCGTCGCCGTCGGAGTGTCGGATGAGGAGGAGAGCCGGGACACCCTCCGGCTCCACGAGAACGAGGAG AACGTCCTGAGGTATTACCTGTTCCAGGGGATGCGCTACGTGTGGCTGGAGCGGCGGCAGATGTTCTGCAGGGTCAG TGTCCTGGATGAGGGTTGGACTTGTGCAGATCTccacctctcccagcctgggctggacCAACAGGACCACAGCACCAG GAGGAAGATCTACGGCCCGAACCTCATTGAGGTGCCCGTCAAGTCCTACGCGAGGCTGCTGGTGGAGGAG GTGCTCAATCCCTTCTACATCTTCCAAGTGTTCAGCATCGTACTGTGGGTGTGTGATGCCTATTACTACTACGCCGCTTGCATCTTCCTCATCTCCACCGTCTCCCTGAGCTTGTCCCTCTACGAGACCAGGAAG cAAAGCACCACGCTGCAGGCCGTGGCCAGGATGTCGGTGGGCGTCCGAGTGCGCCGACGCGGCAGAG AGGAGACGATGGTGAGCTCGGTGGAGCTGGTGCCAGGGGACTGCATCAGCATTCCCGGGGACGGGCTGCTGGTGCCCTGCGATGCTGCACTGCTGACGGGCGAGTGCATGGTCAACGAGAGCATGCTGACGG GGGAGAGTGTGCCGGTGATGAAGACGCCGCTGCCGGCCGGGGCGCAGGCAGACGGGGCCGTGTACTCCCCGGAGGAGCACCGGAGGCATACCCTGTTCTGCGGGACACACGTCATCCAGGCCAAGGCCTACGTGGGGGGGGAAGTGCTGGCCGTGGTGACCCGCACAG GGTTCTGCACGGCCAAGGGGGATCTCATCGGCTCCATCCTCTACCCCAAACCCGTCAGCTTCAAGTTCTACAAGGACGCCGTGAAGTTCGTCCTGTTCCTCGCCGTCCTGG CTTTCGTCGGCACCTTGTACAGCATCCTCATCCTGGTTAGGAACCAG gtgCCCATGGGGCAGATCATCATCCGCGCCCTGGACCTGGTGACCGTCATCGTGCCGCCGGCGCTGCCGGCCGCCATGACCGTGGGCACCATCTACGCCCAGAACAGGCTGAAGAAACAGGGAATCTTCTGCATCAGCCCCCCCCGGATCAACCTGTGCGGGAAGATCCGCCTGGTTTGCTTCGACAAG ACGGGAACGCTGACGGAGGAAGGGCTGGACGTGTGGGGGGTGGTGCCCCTGGAGAACAACCGGTTCCTGCCCATCGTCCACGAGCCGCGGCGCCTCCTGGCTGGGCCCCTGCTCCACGCCCTGGCCTCCTgccacagcctgtccctgctgcgGGCACAGCTCGTCGGGGACCCCGTGGACCTCAAAATGCTGGAATCCACCGGCTGG CGCCTGGAGatgatggaggaggaggagggggagctCCCGGTCTTCCAGCAGTTTGGGATGAAGGTCTTGGCTGTGGTGAAACCTCCCCCTGAggaagagcagccctgggacagg AAGCACCAGTTGCCCCTGGGGATCCTCCGGCgcttccctttttcctcctccttccagagGATGAGTGTCCTGGTGAAGCTCCCCGGAGAAGCCGTAGCCCACGTGTACGTCAAGGGCGCCCCGGAGATGGTGGCCAGTCTGTGCAGGAAGGAAACTG TGCCCCTGGATTTCTCCCAGATGCTCCGACACTACACCACGGATGGTTTCCGAGTCTTGGGTCTGGCTGGCAAAGCCCTGGGCACGGTGGCCACCTTCGAGGAGgccctgcagctgcccag GGACTCCGTGGAGAGCAGCCTGAGCTTCCTGGGATTCCTGGTCATGAGGAACGTCCTCAAGCCAGAGTCTGCGCCCGTGATCCAGCTCCTGAGGAACGCCAACATCCGGCCCGTCATGGTGACAG GGGACAACATGCTGACGGCGCTGAACGTGGCCCGCGGCTGCCGCATGGTGGAGCCCCGGGAGCGGCTCATCTTCGTCTCGGCCTCCCCGCCCGGGCACGGCAAACCCGCCGCACTCCGATTCCTGCCGGCCGAGGATTCCCAGGGCgaggagcagccccag GGCCTGGAGCAGCGGGATGgctcctccccccctccccagccctgccacttGGCCCTCAATGGAAAATCCTTCCAGGTGGTTTGTGAGCACTTTGCCGACCTGCTGCCCAGG ATCCTGCTCCGAGCCACCGTGTTCGCCCGCATGTTGCCCGAGCAGAAGACTCAGCTGGTGTGCAGCCTGCAGGAGCTCAA CTACTGCGTGGGGATGTGCGGGGATGGGGCCAATGACTGCGGGGCGCTGCGGGCGGCCGACGTGGGCATCTCGCTGTCCGAGGCCGAGGCGTCGGTGGCGTCGCCCTTCACGTCCCGCGTGGCCAACATCGAGTGTGTGCCCAGGGTGATCCG ggagggcaggtgCTCCCTGGTCACCTCCTTTGGTGTGTTCAAGTACATGGCCCTGTACAGCCTCGTGCAGTTcgtgtctgtgctgctgctctacACG CTCAACACCAACCTGAGCGACTTCCAGTTCCTGTTCTTCGACCTGGTGATCACCACCACGGTGGCCGTGCTGATGGGCCGCACGGGCCCCGCCCGCGCGCTGGGCCTGGCGCGGCCCCCGGGCACCCTCATCAGCGCCCTGGTGCTGGGCAGCCTCCTGCTGCAGACAGCCCTGCTCATCGCCGTGCAGGTCCTCAGCTACTTCATCACCGTCTCGCAGAGCTG GTTCGTCCCCCTGAACAGCACAGTGACAGCCCCCCAGAACCTGCCCAACTACGAGAACACCGTCCTGTTCTGCGTCAGCGGCTTCCAGTACCTCATTCTGGCCGTGGCCATGTCCAAGGGATACCCCTTCCGGGAGCCCCTCTACACCAACG TGCTCTTCCTGCTCATCCTCGTCCTGCTTTTTGGCCTCATGATCTGGTTGACCCTCTACCCATTGGGCTTCCCCAAAACCCTCCTGAAGCTCCACGGCATCGAGGACCTGAACttcaagctgctgctgctgggaatcGCCGCCCTCAACTTCTTTGCTGCCTTCGTGCTGGAG ACCGCCCTGGACCACGGCCTGCTCCGCTGCTGCCGCAGGATACGCCAGAAAAAAGCCTCCAAGAAGCTCTTcaagaggctggagaaggagctgagccagcagcagccGGGCTGGCCCCCCCTTAACGAGCCCCTCTTTGCCACCCCCAGGATGGCCATGGCCCTGAGATAG
- the ATP13A2 gene encoding cation-transporting ATPase 13A2 isoform X6, whose protein sequence is MGAGDASRLLGSRRRSYGTLQPDPSHMEVSGYQSRPWRVLLCHVGSVLTAGLLLLLFHWKPSLEVQAKCRPCALGQADWVIIRDHFGQCFTSRVLLEPLGEGSLEQPPGARPEERRSSVAVGVSDEEESRDTLRLHENEENVLRYYLFQGMRYVWLERRQMFCRVSVLDEGWTCADLHLSQPGLDQQDHSTRRKIYGPNLIEVPVKSYARLLVEEVLNPFYIFQVFSIVLWVCDAYYYYAACIFLISTVSLSLSLYETRKQSTTLQAVARMSVGVRVRRRGREETMVSSVELVPGDCISIPGDGLLVPCDAALLTGECMVNESMLTGESVPVMKTPLPAGAQADGAVYSPEEHRRHTLFCGTHVIQAKAYVGGEVLAVVTRTGFCTAKGDLIGSILYPKPVSFKFYKDAVKFVLFLAVLAFVGTLYSILILVRNQVPMGQIIIRALDLVTVIVPPALPAAMTVGTIYAQNRLKKQGIFCISPPRINLCGKIRLVCFDKTGTLTEEGLDVWGVVPLENNRFLPIVHEPRRLLAGPLLHALASCHSLSLLRAQLVGDPVDLKMLESTGWRLEMMEEEEGELPVFQQFGMKVLAVVKPPPEEEQPWDRKHQLPLGILRRFPFSSSFQRMSVLVKLPGEAVAHVYVKGAPEMVASLCRKETVPLDFSQMLRHYTTDGFRVLGLAGKALGTVATFEEALQLPRDSVESSLSFLGFLVMRNVLKPESAPVIQLLRNANIRPVMVTGDNMLTALNVARGCRMVEPRERLIFVSASPPGHGKPAALRFLPAEDSQGEEQPQGLEQRDGSSPPPQPCHLALNGKSFQVVCEHFADLLPRILLRATVFARMLPEQKTQLVCSLQELNYCVGMCGDGANDCGALRAADVGISLSEAEASVASPFTSRVANIECVPRVIREGRCSLVTSFGVFKYMALYSLVQFVSVLLLYTLNTNLSDFQFLFFDLVITTTVAVLMGRTGPARALGLARPPGTLISALVLGSLLLQTALLIAVQVLSYFITVSQSWFVPLNSTVTAPQNLPNYENTVLFCVSGFQYLILAVAMSKGYPFREPLYTNVLFLLILVLLFGLMIWLTLYPLGFPKTLLKLHGIEDLNFKLLLLGIAALNFFAAFVLETALDHGLLRCCRRIRQKKASKKLFKRLEKELSQQQPGWPPLNEPLFATPRMAMALR, encoded by the exons ATGGGAGCGGGAG ACGCCAGCAGGCTGCTGGGGAGCCGACGGCGGAGCTATGGGACGCTGCAGCCAGATCCATCCCACATG GAGGTGTCAGGGTACCAGAGCCGCCCGTGGCGGGTGCTCCTGTGCCACGTGGGCTCCGTCCTCACCgcggggctgctcctgctgctgttccactGGAAGCCCAGCCTGGAAGTGCAGGCCAAGTGCAGACCCTGTGCCCTGGGCCAGGCCGACTGGGTCATCATCAGG GACCACTTCGGGCAGTGCTTCACCtccagggtgctgctggagccactGGGCGAGGGCAG cctggagcagcccccTGGGGCGCGGCCGGAGGAGCGGCGGAGCAGCGTCGCCGTCGGAGTGTCGGATGAGGAGGAGAGCCGGGACACCCTCCGGCTCCACGAGAACGAGGAG AACGTCCTGAGGTATTACCTGTTCCAGGGGATGCGCTACGTGTGGCTGGAGCGGCGGCAGATGTTCTGCAGGGTCAG TGTCCTGGATGAGGGTTGGACTTGTGCAGATCTccacctctcccagcctgggctggacCAACAGGACCACAGCACCAG GAGGAAGATCTACGGCCCGAACCTCATTGAGGTGCCCGTCAAGTCCTACGCGAGGCTGCTGGTGGAGGAG GTGCTCAATCCCTTCTACATCTTCCAAGTGTTCAGCATCGTACTGTGGGTGTGTGATGCCTATTACTACTACGCCGCTTGCATCTTCCTCATCTCCACCGTCTCCCTGAGCTTGTCCCTCTACGAGACCAGGAAG cAAAGCACCACGCTGCAGGCCGTGGCCAGGATGTCGGTGGGCGTCCGAGTGCGCCGACGCGGCAGAG AGGAGACGATGGTGAGCTCGGTGGAGCTGGTGCCAGGGGACTGCATCAGCATTCCCGGGGACGGGCTGCTGGTGCCCTGCGATGCTGCACTGCTGACGGGCGAGTGCATGGTCAACGAGAGCATGCTGACGG GGGAGAGTGTGCCGGTGATGAAGACGCCGCTGCCGGCCGGGGCGCAGGCAGACGGGGCCGTGTACTCCCCGGAGGAGCACCGGAGGCATACCCTGTTCTGCGGGACACACGTCATCCAGGCCAAGGCCTACGTGGGGGGGGAAGTGCTGGCCGTGGTGACCCGCACAG GGTTCTGCACGGCCAAGGGGGATCTCATCGGCTCCATCCTCTACCCCAAACCCGTCAGCTTCAAGTTCTACAAGGACGCCGTGAAGTTCGTCCTGTTCCTCGCCGTCCTGG CTTTCGTCGGCACCTTGTACAGCATCCTCATCCTGGTTAGGAACCAG gtgCCCATGGGGCAGATCATCATCCGCGCCCTGGACCTGGTGACCGTCATCGTGCCGCCGGCGCTGCCGGCCGCCATGACCGTGGGCACCATCTACGCCCAGAACAGGCTGAAGAAACAGGGAATCTTCTGCATCAGCCCCCCCCGGATCAACCTGTGCGGGAAGATCCGCCTGGTTTGCTTCGACAAG ACGGGAACGCTGACGGAGGAAGGGCTGGACGTGTGGGGGGTGGTGCCCCTGGAGAACAACCGGTTCCTGCCCATCGTCCACGAGCCGCGGCGCCTCCTGGCTGGGCCCCTGCTCCACGCCCTGGCCTCCTgccacagcctgtccctgctgcgGGCACAGCTCGTCGGGGACCCCGTGGACCTCAAAATGCTGGAATCCACCGGCTGG CGCCTGGAGatgatggaggaggaggagggggagctCCCGGTCTTCCAGCAGTTTGGGATGAAGGTCTTGGCTGTGGTGAAACCTCCCCCTGAggaagagcagccctgggacagg AAGCACCAGTTGCCCCTGGGGATCCTCCGGCgcttccctttttcctcctccttccagagGATGAGTGTCCTGGTGAAGCTCCCCGGAGAAGCCGTAGCCCACGTGTACGTCAAGGGCGCCCCGGAGATGGTGGCCAGTCTGTGCAGGAAGGAAACTG TGCCCCTGGATTTCTCCCAGATGCTCCGACACTACACCACGGATGGTTTCCGAGTCTTGGGTCTGGCTGGCAAAGCCCTGGGCACGGTGGCCACCTTCGAGGAGgccctgcagctgcccag GGACTCCGTGGAGAGCAGCCTGAGCTTCCTGGGATTCCTGGTCATGAGGAACGTCCTCAAGCCAGAGTCTGCGCCCGTGATCCAGCTCCTGAGGAACGCCAACATCCGGCCCGTCATGGTGACAG GGGACAACATGCTGACGGCGCTGAACGTGGCCCGCGGCTGCCGCATGGTGGAGCCCCGGGAGCGGCTCATCTTCGTCTCGGCCTCCCCGCCCGGGCACGGCAAACCCGCCGCACTCCGATTCCTGCCGGCCGAGGATTCCCAGGGCgaggagcagccccag GGCCTGGAGCAGCGGGATGgctcctccccccctccccagccctgccacttGGCCCTCAATGGAAAATCCTTCCAGGTGGTTTGTGAGCACTTTGCCGACCTGCTGCCCAGG ATCCTGCTCCGAGCCACCGTGTTCGCCCGCATGTTGCCCGAGCAGAAGACTCAGCTGGTGTGCAGCCTGCAGGAGCTCAA CTACTGCGTGGGGATGTGCGGGGATGGGGCCAATGACTGCGGGGCGCTGCGGGCGGCCGACGTGGGCATCTCGCTGTCCGAGGCCGAGGCGTCGGTGGCGTCGCCCTTCACGTCCCGCGTGGCCAACATCGAGTGTGTGCCCAGGGTGATCCG ggagggcaggtgCTCCCTGGTCACCTCCTTTGGTGTGTTCAAGTACATGGCCCTGTACAGCCTCGTGCAGTTcgtgtctgtgctgctgctctacACG CTCAACACCAACCTGAGCGACTTCCAGTTCCTGTTCTTCGACCTGGTGATCACCACCACGGTGGCCGTGCTGATGGGCCGCACGGGCCCCGCCCGCGCGCTGGGCCTGGCGCGGCCCCCGGGCACCCTCATCAGCGCCCTGGTGCTGGGCAGCCTCCTGCTGCAGACAGCCCTGCTCATCGCCGTGCAGGTCCTCAGCTACTTCATCACCGTCTCGCAGAGCTG GTTCGTCCCCCTGAACAGCACAGTGACAGCCCCCCAGAACCTGCCCAACTACGAGAACACCGTCCTGTTCTGCGTCAGCGGCTTCCAGTACCTCATTCTGGCCGTGGCCATGTCCAAGGGATACCCCTTCCGGGAGCCCCTCTACACCAACG TGCTCTTCCTGCTCATCCTCGTCCTGCTTTTTGGCCTCATGATCTGGTTGACCCTCTACCCATTGGGCTTCCCCAAAACCCTCCTGAAGCTCCACGGCATCGAGGACCTGAACttcaagctgctgctgctgggaatcGCCGCCCTCAACTTCTTTGCTGCCTTCGTGCTGGAG ACCGCCCTGGACCACGGCCTGCTCCGCTGCTGCCGCAGGATACGCCAGAAAAAAGCCTCCAAGAAGCTCTTcaagaggctggagaaggagctgagccagcagcagccGGGCTGGCCCCCCCTTAACGAGCCCCTCTTTGCCACCCCCAGGATGGCCATGGCCCTGAGATAG
- the ATP13A2 gene encoding cation-transporting ATPase 13A2 isoform X1, giving the protein MGAGDASRLLGSRRRSYGTLQPDPSHMAGPGEPLLQEVSGYQSRPWRVLLCHVGSVLTAGLLLLLFHWKPSLEVQAKCRPCALGQADWVIIRDHFGQCFTSRVLLEPLGEGSLEQPPGARPEERRSSVAVGVSDEEESRDTLRLHENEEKNVLRYYLFQGMRYVWLERRQMFCRVSVLDEGWTCADLHLSQPGLDQQDHSTRRKIYGPNLIEVPVKSYARLLVEEVLNPFYIFQVFSIVLWVCDAYYYYAACIFLISTVSLSLSLYETRKQSTTLQAVARMSVGVRVRRRGREETMVSSVELVPGDCISIPGDGLLVPCDAALLTGECMVNESMLTGESVPVMKTPLPAGAQADGAVYSPEEHRRHTLFCGTHVIQAKAYVGGEVLAVVTRTGFCTAKGDLIGSILYPKPVSFKFYKDAVKFVLFLAVLAFVGTLYSILILVRNQVPMGQIIIRALDLVTVIVPPALPAAMTVGTIYAQNRLKKQGIFCISPPRINLCGKIRLVCFDKTGTLTEEGLDVWGVVPLENNRFLPIVHEPRRLLAGPLLHALASCHSLSLLRAQLVGDPVDLKMLESTGWRLEMMEEEEGELPVFQQFGMKVLAVVKPPPEEEQPWDRKHQLPLGILRRFPFSSSFQRMSVLVKLPGEAVAHVYVKGAPEMVASLCRKETVPLDFSQMLRHYTTDGFRVLGLAGKALGTVATFEEALQLPRDSVESSLSFLGFLVMRNVLKPESAPVIQLLRNANIRPVMVTGDNMLTALNVARGCRMVEPRERLIFVSASPPGHGKPAALRFLPAEDSQGEEQPQGLEQRDGSSPPPQPCHLALNGKSFQVVCEHFADLLPRILLRATVFARMLPEQKTQLVCSLQELNYCVGMCGDGANDCGALRAADVGISLSEAEASVASPFTSRVANIECVPRVIREGRCSLVTSFGVFKYMALYSLVQFVSVLLLYTLNTNLSDFQFLFFDLVITTTVAVLMGRTGPARALGLARPPGTLISALVLGSLLLQTALLIAVQVLSYFITVSQSWFVPLNSTVTAPQNLPNYENTVLFCVSGFQYLILAVAMSKGYPFREPLYTNVLFLLILVLLFGLMIWLTLYPLGFPKTLLKLHGIEDLNFKLLLLGIAALNFFAAFVLETALDHGLLRCCRRIRQKKASKKLFKRLEKELSQQQPGWPPLNEPLFATPRMAMALR; this is encoded by the exons ATGGGAGCGGGAG ACGCCAGCAGGCTGCTGGGGAGCCGACGGCGGAGCTATGGGACGCTGCAGCCAGATCCATCCCACATG GCAGGCCCAGGTGAGCCTCTCTTGCAGGAGGTGTCAGGGTACCAGAGCCGCCCGTGGCGGGTGCTCCTGTGCCACGTGGGCTCCGTCCTCACCgcggggctgctcctgctgctgttccactGGAAGCCCAGCCTGGAAGTGCAGGCCAAGTGCAGACCCTGTGCCCTGGGCCAGGCCGACTGGGTCATCATCAGG GACCACTTCGGGCAGTGCTTCACCtccagggtgctgctggagccactGGGCGAGGGCAG cctggagcagcccccTGGGGCGCGGCCGGAGGAGCGGCGGAGCAGCGTCGCCGTCGGAGTGTCGGATGAGGAGGAGAGCCGGGACACCCTCCGGCTCCACGAGAACGAGGAG AAGAACGTCCTGAGGTATTACCTGTTCCAGGGGATGCGCTACGTGTGGCTGGAGCGGCGGCAGATGTTCTGCAGGGTCAG TGTCCTGGATGAGGGTTGGACTTGTGCAGATCTccacctctcccagcctgggctggacCAACAGGACCACAGCACCAG GAGGAAGATCTACGGCCCGAACCTCATTGAGGTGCCCGTCAAGTCCTACGCGAGGCTGCTGGTGGAGGAG GTGCTCAATCCCTTCTACATCTTCCAAGTGTTCAGCATCGTACTGTGGGTGTGTGATGCCTATTACTACTACGCCGCTTGCATCTTCCTCATCTCCACCGTCTCCCTGAGCTTGTCCCTCTACGAGACCAGGAAG cAAAGCACCACGCTGCAGGCCGTGGCCAGGATGTCGGTGGGCGTCCGAGTGCGCCGACGCGGCAGAG AGGAGACGATGGTGAGCTCGGTGGAGCTGGTGCCAGGGGACTGCATCAGCATTCCCGGGGACGGGCTGCTGGTGCCCTGCGATGCTGCACTGCTGACGGGCGAGTGCATGGTCAACGAGAGCATGCTGACGG GGGAGAGTGTGCCGGTGATGAAGACGCCGCTGCCGGCCGGGGCGCAGGCAGACGGGGCCGTGTACTCCCCGGAGGAGCACCGGAGGCATACCCTGTTCTGCGGGACACACGTCATCCAGGCCAAGGCCTACGTGGGGGGGGAAGTGCTGGCCGTGGTGACCCGCACAG GGTTCTGCACGGCCAAGGGGGATCTCATCGGCTCCATCCTCTACCCCAAACCCGTCAGCTTCAAGTTCTACAAGGACGCCGTGAAGTTCGTCCTGTTCCTCGCCGTCCTGG CTTTCGTCGGCACCTTGTACAGCATCCTCATCCTGGTTAGGAACCAG gtgCCCATGGGGCAGATCATCATCCGCGCCCTGGACCTGGTGACCGTCATCGTGCCGCCGGCGCTGCCGGCCGCCATGACCGTGGGCACCATCTACGCCCAGAACAGGCTGAAGAAACAGGGAATCTTCTGCATCAGCCCCCCCCGGATCAACCTGTGCGGGAAGATCCGCCTGGTTTGCTTCGACAAG ACGGGAACGCTGACGGAGGAAGGGCTGGACGTGTGGGGGGTGGTGCCCCTGGAGAACAACCGGTTCCTGCCCATCGTCCACGAGCCGCGGCGCCTCCTGGCTGGGCCCCTGCTCCACGCCCTGGCCTCCTgccacagcctgtccctgctgcgGGCACAGCTCGTCGGGGACCCCGTGGACCTCAAAATGCTGGAATCCACCGGCTGG CGCCTGGAGatgatggaggaggaggagggggagctCCCGGTCTTCCAGCAGTTTGGGATGAAGGTCTTGGCTGTGGTGAAACCTCCCCCTGAggaagagcagccctgggacagg AAGCACCAGTTGCCCCTGGGGATCCTCCGGCgcttccctttttcctcctccttccagagGATGAGTGTCCTGGTGAAGCTCCCCGGAGAAGCCGTAGCCCACGTGTACGTCAAGGGCGCCCCGGAGATGGTGGCCAGTCTGTGCAGGAAGGAAACTG TGCCCCTGGATTTCTCCCAGATGCTCCGACACTACACCACGGATGGTTTCCGAGTCTTGGGTCTGGCTGGCAAAGCCCTGGGCACGGTGGCCACCTTCGAGGAGgccctgcagctgcccag GGACTCCGTGGAGAGCAGCCTGAGCTTCCTGGGATTCCTGGTCATGAGGAACGTCCTCAAGCCAGAGTCTGCGCCCGTGATCCAGCTCCTGAGGAACGCCAACATCCGGCCCGTCATGGTGACAG GGGACAACATGCTGACGGCGCTGAACGTGGCCCGCGGCTGCCGCATGGTGGAGCCCCGGGAGCGGCTCATCTTCGTCTCGGCCTCCCCGCCCGGGCACGGCAAACCCGCCGCACTCCGATTCCTGCCGGCCGAGGATTCCCAGGGCgaggagcagccccag GGCCTGGAGCAGCGGGATGgctcctccccccctccccagccctgccacttGGCCCTCAATGGAAAATCCTTCCAGGTGGTTTGTGAGCACTTTGCCGACCTGCTGCCCAGG ATCCTGCTCCGAGCCACCGTGTTCGCCCGCATGTTGCCCGAGCAGAAGACTCAGCTGGTGTGCAGCCTGCAGGAGCTCAA CTACTGCGTGGGGATGTGCGGGGATGGGGCCAATGACTGCGGGGCGCTGCGGGCGGCCGACGTGGGCATCTCGCTGTCCGAGGCCGAGGCGTCGGTGGCGTCGCCCTTCACGTCCCGCGTGGCCAACATCGAGTGTGTGCCCAGGGTGATCCG ggagggcaggtgCTCCCTGGTCACCTCCTTTGGTGTGTTCAAGTACATGGCCCTGTACAGCCTCGTGCAGTTcgtgtctgtgctgctgctctacACG CTCAACACCAACCTGAGCGACTTCCAGTTCCTGTTCTTCGACCTGGTGATCACCACCACGGTGGCCGTGCTGATGGGCCGCACGGGCCCCGCCCGCGCGCTGGGCCTGGCGCGGCCCCCGGGCACCCTCATCAGCGCCCTGGTGCTGGGCAGCCTCCTGCTGCAGACAGCCCTGCTCATCGCCGTGCAGGTCCTCAGCTACTTCATCACCGTCTCGCAGAGCTG GTTCGTCCCCCTGAACAGCACAGTGACAGCCCCCCAGAACCTGCCCAACTACGAGAACACCGTCCTGTTCTGCGTCAGCGGCTTCCAGTACCTCATTCTGGCCGTGGCCATGTCCAAGGGATACCCCTTCCGGGAGCCCCTCTACACCAACG TGCTCTTCCTGCTCATCCTCGTCCTGCTTTTTGGCCTCATGATCTGGTTGACCCTCTACCCATTGGGCTTCCCCAAAACCCTCCTGAAGCTCCACGGCATCGAGGACCTGAACttcaagctgctgctgctgggaatcGCCGCCCTCAACTTCTTTGCTGCCTTCGTGCTGGAG ACCGCCCTGGACCACGGCCTGCTCCGCTGCTGCCGCAGGATACGCCAGAAAAAAGCCTCCAAGAAGCTCTTcaagaggctggagaaggagctgagccagcagcagccGGGCTGGCCCCCCCTTAACGAGCCCCTCTTTGCCACCCCCAGGATGGCCATGGCCCTGAGATAG